The proteins below come from a single Armatimonadota bacterium genomic window:
- a CDS encoding phenylacetic acid degradation protein has protein sequence MTYVIEFASQKWHETLWVHKILLFVPKGAEKYKTAILYITGDGPKKGDYVDLNLLSAATGMPIAMLFNIPNQPLWDMKEDDLIAHTFEKFLDTKDDTWPLLFPMTKAAVSSMNVVQKVAKQNGMTFDKFVVTGASKRGWTTWLTAASGDKRIAGIAPMVFDNLKFDSQMEKQMKDWGQYSDMIKDYTHRGLQAKLETPDGAQLMHMVDPYSYRDKIKVPTLIVNGTNDPYWTVNSTSVYWKDLHQPKWLLEVPNSGHGLEDKGRVVSSVGAFARSLSGQFKMPKLGATMSLDRDHNWATFKLDKGSTKPDSTVIWKATSDTKDFRPSKWEEARLEPKHDLTTEFDPNRWTALFVEAKYKIDGKSFTLSTPIQVVGHQEP, from the coding sequence ATGACCTATGTGATTGAGTTTGCCAGCCAAAAATGGCACGAAACGCTGTGGGTTCACAAGATTCTCCTCTTCGTGCCGAAGGGCGCCGAGAAGTACAAAACCGCCATTCTGTACATCACCGGCGACGGGCCCAAGAAGGGCGACTACGTAGACCTGAACCTGCTTTCGGCGGCTACGGGAATGCCCATCGCGATGCTCTTCAACATCCCCAATCAGCCGCTTTGGGACATGAAGGAAGACGATCTGATCGCCCACACGTTCGAGAAGTTCTTGGACACCAAAGACGACACCTGGCCCCTGCTGTTCCCGATGACGAAGGCGGCGGTTTCGTCGATGAACGTGGTGCAGAAAGTCGCCAAGCAGAACGGCATGACGTTCGACAAATTTGTGGTCACGGGCGCGAGCAAGCGCGGGTGGACGACCTGGCTGACGGCGGCCTCGGGCGACAAGCGCATCGCGGGCATCGCGCCGATGGTGTTCGACAATCTCAAGTTCGACTCCCAAATGGAGAAGCAGATGAAGGACTGGGGGCAGTACAGCGACATGATCAAGGACTACACCCACCGCGGGCTGCAGGCCAAGCTGGAGACCCCGGACGGCGCTCAGTTGATGCACATGGTGGACCCGTATTCCTATCGCGACAAGATCAAGGTTCCGACCCTCATCGTGAACGGCACCAATGATCCTTATTGGACGGTCAACTCGACTTCGGTCTACTGGAAGGACCTGCACCAGCCCAAGTGGCTGTTGGAGGTTCCGAACTCGGGTCACGGATTGGAGGACAAGGGCCGCGTGGTTTCGTCGGTGGGCGCGTTCGCCCGGTCGCTGTCAGGCCAGTTCAAGATGCCGAAGCTGGGCGCGACGATGTCGCTGGATCGCGATCATAACTGGGCAACCTTCAAGCTCGATAAAGGTTCGACCAAGCCGGATTCGACCGTGATTTGGAAGGCGACTAGTGATACCAAGGACTTCCGACCGTCGAAGTGGGAAGAGGCCCGATTAGAGCCGAAGCACGACCTGACGACCGAGTTCGACCCCAACCGCTGGACGGCGTTGTTCGTCGAGGCGAAGTACAAGATCGACGGTAAGAGCTTCACACTCAGCACGCCGATTCAGGTCGTCGGGCATCAGGAACCCTGA